A genome region from Chitinophagales bacterium includes the following:
- a CDS encoding CBS domain-containing protein has product MKATVAAIMTKNVIVAKPENNLLQVVEFFTEFKIQHLPVCRNGSELVGIISVNDVVNFLYKIMTEGKVLNESVLKINYTAADIMTAHPVCLPSTADIEQAHEILAAGKFQALPICDEGEIVGIVTNKDLVKVLSF; this is encoded by the coding sequence ATGAAAGCAACAGTAGCAGCCATTATGACTAAAAATGTAATAGTGGCAAAACCCGAAAACAACCTACTACAAGTAGTTGAGTTTTTTACAGAATTTAAAATCCAGCACTTGCCTGTTTGCCGCAATGGAAGCGAATTAGTGGGTATTATTAGTGTAAACGATGTGGTAAACTTCCTTTACAAAATAATGACCGAAGGAAAAGTTTTAAACGAAAGTGTATTAAAAATAAACTACACTGCTGCCGATATTATGACTGCCCATCCTGTATGCCTGCCATCTACTGCAGATATAGAACAAGCGCACGAAATTCTTGCTGCCGGAAAATTTCAAGCATTGCCTATTTGCGATGAAGGTGAAATTGTAGGTATTGTTACTAATAAAGATTTGGTGAAAGTTCTTAGCTTCTAA
- a CDS encoding ABC transporter permease — translation MNFIKILLNRLSTGILVMAGVIVVIFLLFNVLPINSARMTLGQRADAASVKAIEKEFRLNYSWQKRLLLYFNDVSPISLHNLANEESPTYINEEDSKFISLFTFGETSLVLKAPYLGKSFQTRRKVSEILGEKIFPTAVLALSAMLFASIIGIVLGVFAAVKQYSFWDNAILVLSTFGISQPAYFSGIILAMIFGYYLSDYTGLNVRGSLTDVDIMGDTVYVWKNLWLPMIALGIRPISIIAQLTRSSMLEAMQQDFVRTAKAKGLSNGKVIFKHALRNAMNPVVTSISGWLAALLTGAFFIEKVFDYKGLGLQTIESLLVFDFPVVMGSVLFVAFVFVVMNLVTDLLYAVLDPRVSIKS, via the coding sequence ATGAACTTCATTAAAATATTATTGAACCGCTTGAGTACGGGCATTTTAGTAATGGCCGGAGTAATTGTGGTTATCTTTCTGCTGTTTAATGTGTTGCCAATAAATAGCGCCCGCATGACTTTGGGGCAGCGTGCCGATGCAGCTTCTGTAAAGGCAATAGAAAAAGAGTTTAGATTAAATTATTCGTGGCAAAAAAGATTGCTGCTTTATTTCAATGATGTGTCGCCAATATCGCTTCATAATTTAGCAAACGAAGAGTCGCCAACGTATATCAATGAAGAAGACAGTAAGTTTATTTCGCTGTTTACCTTTGGCGAAACTAGTTTGGTACTAAAGGCTCCCTATCTCGGAAAAAGTTTCCAAACCCGCAGAAAAGTGAGCGAAATTTTAGGCGAGAAAATTTTCCCTACTGCAGTATTGGCTTTAAGTGCCATGCTGTTTGCTTCTATTATTGGTATTGTGTTGGGCGTGTTTGCCGCGGTAAAGCAGTATTCGTTTTGGGATAATGCTATTTTGGTGTTATCTACATTTGGCATTTCGCAGCCGGCATATTTTTCGGGTATTATTTTGGCCATGATTTTTGGCTACTATTTGAGCGATTACACGGGCTTGAATGTGCGCGGATCACTTACAGATGTAGATATTATGGGCGATACGGTTTATGTATGGAAAAACCTTTGGCTACCCATGATTGCTTTGGGCATTCGCCCTATTTCTATTATTGCTCAACTTACACGTAGCAGTATGTTGGAAGCTATGCAGCAAGATTTTGTGCGTACTGCCAAAGCAAAAGGATTGTCTAACGGTAAGGTTATTTTTAAACATGCACTGCGTAATGCCATGAATCCGGTGGTAACTTCAATAAGCGGCTGGTTAGCAGCATTGCTTACAGGTGCATTTTTTATTGAAAAGGTTTTTGACTACAAAGGTCTTGGATTGCAAACAATTGAATCGCTGCTGGTGTTTGATTTTCCGGTAGTAATGGGTTCGGTATTGTTTGTGGCGTTTGTATTTGTGGTAATGAATTTGGTTACCGATTTACTCTATGCTGTATTAGATCCTCGTGTTTCCATTAAATCGTAA
- a CDS encoding RsmD family RNA methyltransferase: MRIISGKYKGYRLNQPHFDPTRPTTDFAKEALFNVVNNYFNFDNIKMLDLFAGTGAISYEFLSRGCTDVTSVELHRKCVDFIKKTSAHLNFEGHKVLQTDVFLFIETCSIAYDVIFAGPPYPLPNLAEIPDLIFKQKMVEGEGWFILEHNPKHNFDNHPHFWNKRQYGTTIFSIFVNEPIGYDER; encoded by the coding sequence ATGCGCATTATTAGTGGAAAATATAAAGGTTATAGGCTTAACCAACCTCATTTCGACCCAACGCGTCCTACCACCGATTTTGCCAAAGAAGCATTGTTTAATGTTGTAAACAACTACTTCAATTTCGATAATATAAAAATGCTGGATCTCTTTGCCGGAACGGGAGCTATCAGCTATGAATTTTTATCGCGCGGATGCACAGATGTTACCAGCGTGGAATTGCACCGCAAGTGTGTAGATTTTATTAAAAAAACATCGGCACACTTAAATTTTGAAGGACATAAAGTATTGCAAACAGATGTGTTTCTATTTATAGAAACATGCAGTATTGCCTACGATGTAATTTTTGCGGGACCACCGTATCCGCTACCCAACCTTGCCGAAATTCCTGATTTAATATTTAAGCAAAAGATGGTGGAAGGCGAAGGCTGGTTTATATTGGAGCATAACCCTAAACATAATTTCGACAACCATCCGCATTTTTGGAATAAGCGCCAGTATGGCACCACCATATTTTCCATATTTGTAAACGAGCCAATTGGCTACGATGAGCGCTAA
- a CDS encoding DUF3822 family protein encodes MIAVLPSYQKIETGKLPEVASTEGFILNVEVGVHQIAAVVEVAAFKQFLYLLEFNFSKPLQVAQLPEVCKQLLADNAVFALAFSEVNVAFNPDIDLLPNGFQQHTGSCFLQQVSEEVLAAFTVENVLQEVWKEKFPLAQITAVYANFLKQVLLLPKGVYVMVMHEAFAVAVLEAPGKLQLFNCFEYKTAEDFLYFLMLVCDSTQVNRTETPLVFSGKIQKESKIYDVCYRYFSNIVFLKPGNGKFFAKAFSDAAKSIYFSLFSL; translated from the coding sequence GTGATAGCAGTGCTTCCTTCGTATCAAAAAATAGAAACCGGAAAATTGCCCGAAGTGGCAAGCACTGAAGGTTTTATATTAAATGTGGAGGTTGGTGTTCACCAAATTGCTGCAGTGGTGGAGGTAGCGGCTTTTAAGCAGTTTCTTTATTTGCTGGAGTTTAATTTTAGCAAGCCTTTGCAGGTGGCGCAGCTACCCGAGGTTTGCAAACAGTTATTGGCAGACAACGCGGTGTTTGCTTTGGCTTTTAGCGAAGTGAATGTGGCTTTTAATCCCGATATTGATTTACTGCCAAACGGCTTTCAACAACATACCGGCTCTTGTTTTTTACAGCAAGTAAGCGAAGAGGTATTGGCAGCATTTACGGTAGAAAATGTATTGCAAGAAGTTTGGAAAGAAAAATTTCCATTAGCACAAATTACTGCTGTGTATGCCAATTTCTTAAAGCAGGTGCTTTTGTTGCCCAAAGGAGTTTATGTAATGGTAATGCACGAAGCTTTTGCTGTTGCCGTTTTAGAGGCTCCCGGCAAATTGCAATTGTTTAATTGTTTTGAATATAAAACGGCAGAAGATTTCTTGTATTTCTTAATGCTGGTATGCGATTCAACGCAAGTAAACCGAACTGAAACGCCTTTGGTTTTTTCCGGAAAAATTCAAAAAGAGTCGAAGATTTACGATGTGTGCTATCGCTACTTTTCAAACATTGTGTTTTTAAAGCCGGGCAACGGAAAGTTTTTTGCCAAGGCATTTAGCGATGCAGCAAAGTCTATTTATTTTTCATTGTTTTCATTGTAA
- the pheT gene encoding phenylalanine--tRNA ligase subunit beta — translation MKVSYNWLKSYLPISNNIEEVSTLLTSIGLEVEDVHVFETIEGGLKNVVIGEVLSCEKHPDADKLKVTTVNIGTAEPLQIVCGAPNVAAGQKVVVALEGASLLPLGATEKFQIKKAKIRGVESRGMICSEKELGLRDVHEGILVLPQHAAPGTPAAEYFNIETDYVFEIGLTPNRSDAFSHIGVARDLKTVLNVRHQQQLTLQMPSTNTWQNSGEPNPIAIEIQNTTACPRYSGISIAGITVKESPDWLKNKLKAIGIRSINNVVDITNFVLHEYGQPLHVFDADTIKGNKVIVRNASEGEKFVTLDGTERTLKGFELMICNAEEPMCIAGVFGGAKSGVTATTQNIFIESAYFTPSGIRKTSYGHNLRTDAAMHYEKGTDPSITITALQRAVSLILELAGGKVVGAIADVYPTKIEPTSVTIQFDYIRKLSGFHIEQSTIVTILQELGIEVSASTQTGLLLSVPTFKPDVTRPADIVEEILRIYGYNNFELPTKLNTSISFSSEKNETKLEQTLAHLLTGLGFSEVTTNSVSQSAFEQDTQLQQQQVKLLNSQTSELDCLRTSMLYGMLESVAHNQNRKAFDIAFFEFGKTYHKTEKGYKEYKHLALLLSGNWQSPNWITPTEKADFFHLKQALEGILQKLGIENTTFAIGNNAALQNAFAIQKTGKEICFGGEVSHTVKQRFGIKGNVLFACLDFNKLLTESAQAKITFKPLPKYPSVKRDLALVVEKDVTFSAIETLAKKESKNLLTEISLFDVYEGEKIEAGKKSCAVSFVFQHSEKTLTDEEVEKTMSRLVTSFERELGAGIRK, via the coding sequence ATGAAAGTATCTTACAACTGGTTAAAAAGCTATTTACCCATTTCAAATAATATTGAAGAAGTATCTACACTGCTCACCTCCATTGGTTTAGAAGTAGAAGACGTACACGTTTTTGAAACCATCGAAGGCGGTTTGAAAAATGTAGTAATTGGTGAAGTGCTGAGCTGCGAAAAACACCCCGATGCCGATAAACTAAAAGTAACCACCGTGAATATTGGCACGGCAGAGCCGCTGCAAATTGTATGTGGAGCTCCCAATGTAGCTGCCGGACAAAAAGTGGTAGTGGCCTTAGAAGGTGCAAGCCTTTTGCCACTGGGCGCTACCGAAAAATTTCAGATAAAAAAAGCCAAAATACGGGGCGTAGAATCGAGGGGCATGATTTGTTCCGAAAAAGAACTGGGTTTGCGCGATGTGCACGAAGGAATTTTAGTGTTGCCGCAACATGCAGCACCTGGAACTCCTGCTGCCGAATACTTTAATATAGAAACCGATTATGTGTTTGAAATAGGGCTAACACCCAACCGCAGCGATGCCTTTTCGCATATTGGCGTAGCCCGCGATTTAAAAACGGTACTCAATGTGCGCCATCAACAACAGCTTACCTTACAAATGCCATCAACCAATACTTGGCAAAATTCCGGTGAGCCAAATCCGATTGCTATCGAAATTCAAAATACCACAGCTTGCCCGCGATACAGCGGTATAAGCATTGCTGGCATTACCGTAAAAGAATCGCCCGATTGGCTAAAAAATAAACTAAAAGCAATAGGCATCCGCAGCATAAACAATGTGGTAGATATTACCAACTTTGTGCTGCACGAATATGGGCAGCCGCTACACGTTTTTGATGCCGATACCATTAAAGGAAATAAAGTAATAGTGCGCAATGCTTCCGAAGGAGAAAAATTTGTAACCCTCGATGGCACAGAGCGTACCTTAAAAGGTTTTGAACTCATGATTTGCAATGCCGAAGAACCCATGTGCATTGCCGGAGTTTTTGGAGGTGCCAAAAGCGGAGTTACAGCCACTACACAAAATATATTTATAGAAAGCGCCTACTTTACACCTTCAGGCATACGCAAAACTTCCTATGGGCATAATTTGCGTACCGATGCTGCTATGCACTACGAAAAAGGAACCGACCCCAGCATTACCATTACTGCGTTGCAACGTGCCGTTTCGCTTATATTAGAACTTGCGGGGGGCAAAGTGGTTGGTGCTATTGCCGATGTTTATCCTACTAAAATAGAGCCAACATCTGTAACCATACAGTTTGATTATATCCGAAAGCTTTCGGGCTTCCATATAGAGCAAAGTACTATTGTAACAATACTTCAAGAGTTAGGAATTGAAGTATCTGCCAGCACTCAAACCGGGCTGCTGCTTTCTGTTCCCACGTTTAAACCCGATGTTACCCGACCCGCAGATATTGTAGAAGAAATTCTCCGCATTTATGGCTATAATAATTTTGAATTGCCCACAAAACTCAATACGAGCATTTCTTTCAGCAGTGAAAAAAATGAAACCAAATTAGAGCAAACGCTAGCCCATTTACTTACCGGTTTGGGATTTAGTGAAGTTACCACCAACTCGGTTTCGCAATCGGCATTTGAGCAAGACACTCAATTGCAACAACAGCAAGTAAAATTGCTCAACAGCCAAACATCGGAACTGGATTGCCTACGCACATCCATGCTTTATGGCATGTTAGAAAGTGTGGCGCACAACCAAAACCGAAAGGCTTTTGATATAGCATTTTTTGAATTTGGGAAAACCTACCACAAAACCGAAAAGGGCTATAAGGAATACAAACACTTAGCGCTCTTGCTTTCCGGAAATTGGCAATCGCCCAATTGGATTACCCCAACAGAAAAGGCAGACTTTTTTCATTTAAAACAGGCTCTAGAAGGCATACTGCAAAAATTAGGAATAGAGAATACTACTTTCGCAATAGGCAACAATGCTGCATTGCAAAATGCTTTTGCCATACAAAAAACAGGGAAAGAAATATGCTTTGGCGGTGAAGTAAGCCACACCGTAAAACAACGCTTTGGTATAAAAGGTAATGTGCTTTTTGCTTGTTTGGATTTTAATAAATTACTTACAGAAAGCGCCCAGGCAAAAATTACTTTTAAACCGCTTCCCAAATACCCATCGGTAAAGCGCGATTTAGCTTTGGTGGTAGAAAAAGATGTAACCTTCAGCGCCATAGAAACACTGGCAAAAAAGGAATCAAAAAACTTACTTACCGAAATTTCGCTGTTTGATGTTTATGAAGGCGAAAAAATAGAAGCAGGAAAAAAATCCTGTGCCGTAAGTTTTGTGTTTCAGCATTCCGAGAAAACACTTACCGATGAAGAAGTTGAAAAAACGATGAGCCGTTTGGTAACATCGTTTGAGCGCGAATTGGGAGCCGGTATTAGGAAGTAG
- the polA gene encoding DNA polymerase I, translated as MAATNTDWADNKLFLLDAYALIYRAYFAFIANPLRNSKGMNVSAVSGFTQTLVDLIQKEKPSHLAVVFDSADEETTRAVEYAFYKANREAMPEDIALSIPWIKQIIAAMKIPVLEVPGYEADDIIGTLAKQKAREGHLVYMVTPDKDYAQLVEENIKIYKPGRQGSDVEILGVKEILEKWEVERPEQVIDILGLWGDSVDNIPGIPGVGEKTAKKLLKEYGSMENIIANAANIKGKLGENIKTHAEQGKISKHLATIILDVPLSVTDADLHLDEPDREALAALFTELEFRTLGKKVLGESFVVNNNTTAAERKEQALPPSAQGDLFAAAVEVQAAPQPEERGKTIKNTAHQYIIATDNAALAQDGIQVISIQQLLEQLEQAEEFCFDTETSSLDYFDFSIVGLSFSIKPTEAFYVPCPPDFEAAKALIQRFKTLLEDTSKTKIGQNLKFDMHVLYHYGIQVAAPIYDTMLAHYLIEPDMKHGMDYLSETYLGYTPVSIEALIGKKGKNQGSMADVPLPQIAEYAAEDADITLQLKQVFAPMVQQRAVENVLNQIEHPLIPVLAAMEREGVNIDSLFLNDYSKELQADLLQLQTKIFEFAGREFNIDSPKQLGEVLYSEMKLPFEGKKTSTGQLSTNEEALQALVKHHPIAEALLNFREIGKLKSTYVDTLPQLVHPKTGRVHTTFNQTIAATGRLSSVAPNLQNIPIRTERGQQVRKAFIARSEEYVLLSADYSQIELRLVAEISKDTAMLEAFDKGMDIHAATAAKVYGVEVSAVTKTQRSNAKMVNFGIIYAISAFGLSQRLGIARKEAAELIENYFKQFPGIKQYMDDTLRFAREHGYVQTIMGRKRFLNDINSRNFTVRGFAEREAINAPVQGSAADLIKIAMINIHNEFNRLNLKSKMTLQVHDELVFDAHRSELDIIQPIIEKQMAQAIKTNVPIVVEIGTGLNWLEAH; from the coding sequence ATGGCTGCAACAAATACCGATTGGGCAGATAACAAGTTGTTTTTGTTAGATGCTTACGCATTGATTTACCGTGCATACTTTGCATTTATTGCCAACCCTTTGCGCAACAGCAAGGGAATGAATGTAAGCGCTGTTTCCGGCTTTACACAAACACTTGTGGATTTAATTCAAAAAGAAAAACCCTCTCATTTGGCAGTAGTCTTCGATAGTGCCGATGAAGAAACCACGCGAGCCGTTGAATATGCCTTTTACAAGGCAAACCGCGAGGCTATGCCCGAAGATATTGCACTTTCTATACCATGGATTAAACAAATTATTGCAGCCATGAAAATTCCGGTACTTGAAGTGCCGGGTTACGAAGCCGATGATATTATTGGTACGCTTGCCAAGCAAAAAGCCCGCGAAGGTCATTTGGTGTATATGGTTACGCCCGATAAAGATTATGCACAATTGGTAGAAGAAAACATTAAAATATATAAGCCCGGAAGACAAGGCAGTGATGTAGAAATTTTGGGCGTAAAGGAAATACTCGAAAAATGGGAAGTAGAACGCCCGGAGCAAGTAATAGATATTCTTGGTTTATGGGGCGATAGCGTAGATAATATTCCGGGCATACCGGGTGTGGGCGAAAAAACTGCCAAAAAACTATTGAAGGAATATGGCTCCATGGAGAATATAATTGCCAATGCCGCTAATATAAAAGGCAAGTTGGGCGAGAATATTAAAACCCATGCCGAGCAGGGTAAAATTTCTAAACATTTGGCAACTATAATTTTAGATGTACCCTTGAGTGTAACCGATGCCGATTTGCATTTAGATGAACCGGACAGAGAAGCGTTGGCAGCACTTTTTACCGAACTGGAGTTTAGAACATTAGGCAAAAAAGTTTTGGGCGAAAGTTTTGTAGTGAACAACAACACAACTGCTGCCGAACGAAAAGAACAAGCACTGCCACCATCTGCACAAGGCGATTTATTTGCAGCCGCAGTAGAAGTGCAAGCAGCACCACAGCCCGAAGAGCGCGGAAAAACAATAAAAAATACAGCACATCAATACATAATAGCAACCGATAATGCCGCATTGGCACAAGATGGCATACAAGTAATATCTATTCAGCAGTTGCTAGAGCAGTTAGAGCAAGCCGAAGAGTTTTGTTTCGACACCGAAACATCTTCGCTCGATTATTTTGATTTCAGTATCGTAGGGCTTTCTTTTAGCATAAAACCTACCGAAGCATTTTATGTGCCATGTCCACCCGATTTTGAAGCGGCAAAAGCCTTAATTCAGCGCTTTAAAACATTATTGGAGGATACATCCAAAACCAAAATCGGGCAAAATCTAAAATTTGATATGCACGTGCTGTATCACTATGGCATACAAGTAGCAGCGCCTATCTACGATACCATGTTAGCCCATTATCTTATTGAGCCCGACATGAAACACGGCATGGATTACCTAAGCGAAACTTATTTGGGTTATACGCCCGTTTCTATAGAAGCGCTTATTGGAAAGAAGGGCAAAAACCAAGGCAGTATGGCAGATGTGCCCTTGCCTCAAATAGCCGAATATGCTGCCGAAGATGCCGATATCACATTACAGTTAAAGCAAGTTTTTGCACCAATGGTGCAGCAGCGTGCAGTAGAAAATGTATTGAACCAAATTGAGCACCCGCTCATTCCCGTATTAGCAGCCATGGAGCGCGAAGGCGTAAATATAGACAGCCTATTTTTGAACGATTACAGCAAAGAACTGCAAGCAGATTTGCTGCAACTGCAAACAAAAATTTTTGAATTTGCCGGACGAGAGTTCAATATAGATTCACCTAAGCAACTGGGTGAAGTTTTATATAGCGAAATGAAACTACCGTTTGAAGGAAAAAAGACTTCTACCGGACAACTTTCTACAAACGAAGAGGCGCTGCAAGCATTGGTGAAGCATCACCCAATTGCCGAAGCACTGCTCAATTTCCGTGAAATCGGGAAATTAAAAAGTACTTATGTAGATACTTTGCCCCAATTGGTTCATCCTAAAACTGGCAGGGTGCATACCACTTTTAATCAAACCATTGCTGCCACCGGAAGGCTAAGTTCCGTAGCACCGAATTTGCAGAATATCCCTATCCGCACCGAGCGTGGGCAGCAAGTACGCAAAGCATTTATTGCCCGCAGCGAAGAATATGTGTTGCTCAGTGCCGATTATTCGCAAATAGAATTGCGCTTAGTGGCAGAAATAAGCAAAGATACCGCCATGCTCGAAGCCTTTGACAAAGGTATGGATATACATGCGGCTACCGCAGCTAAAGTATATGGCGTAGAGGTAAGTGCCGTAACTAAAACACAGCGCAGCAACGCCAAAATGGTAAACTTTGGTATTATTTATGCCATTTCTGCCTTTGGCTTAAGCCAACGCTTAGGTATTGCCAGAAAAGAGGCAGCCGAGCTAATAGAAAACTACTTTAAACAGTTTCCGGGAATAAAGCAGTATATGGACGACACCTTGCGCTTTGCCCGCGAACACGGCTATGTGCAAACCATTATGGGCAGAAAACGCTTTTTAAATGACATTAACAGCCGCAACTTTACCGTTCGCGGGTTTGCAGAGCGCGAAGCTATAAATGCTCCCGTGCAAGGTAGTGCTGCCGATCTTATTAAAATTGCCATGATAAACATTCACAACGAGTTTAACAGGCTGAATTTAAAAAGTAAAATGACACTGCAAGTCCACGATGAATTGGTGTTTGATGCACATCGAAGCGAGTTAGATATTATTCAACCTATTATTGAAAAACAGATGGCGCAAGCCATAAAAACAAATGTGCCAATAGTGGTTGAAATTGGCACCGGCTTAAACTGGCTAGAGGCCCATTAG
- a CDS encoding class I SAM-dependent methyltransferase — translation MENFNRKLHWENIYQTKQLNEVSWYQPTPQTSLDFIEELQLPAAAHIIDVGGGDSFLVDNLLRLGFQNISVLDISEAAIERAKMRLGAQAEKITWIAADVAAFKPQQQYHLWHDRAAFHFLTQPHEIAAYKATACQHILPGGFLVIGTFSEQGPQKCSGIPIQQYSEEQMEQLWHPYFRKLQSVTTNHPTPFNTMQSFTFCSFKKVE, via the coding sequence ATGGAAAATTTCAACCGTAAACTCCATTGGGAAAATATTTACCAAACCAAACAACTAAACGAAGTAAGTTGGTACCAGCCCACACCTCAAACTTCATTAGATTTTATTGAAGAATTACAACTTCCTGCCGCTGCCCATATTATTGATGTAGGCGGGGGCGATAGCTTTCTGGTAGATAACCTGCTGCGATTAGGATTTCAAAATATTTCGGTACTCGATATTTCTGAAGCAGCAATAGAAAGAGCTAAAATGCGATTAGGCGCTCAAGCCGAAAAAATTACTTGGATAGCAGCCGATGTTGCAGCATTTAAGCCACAACAGCAATACCATCTTTGGCACGATCGTGCAGCTTTTCATTTTTTAACCCAGCCGCACGAAATTGCGGCATACAAGGCAACTGCTTGCCAGCACATTTTGCCCGGAGGGTTTTTAGTTATAGGCACCTTTTCGGAACAAGGCCCGCAAAAATGCAGCGGTATTCCCATTCAGCAATATTCGGAGGAGCAAATGGAACAGCTTTGGCACCCTTACTTTCGCAAGTTGCAAAGTGTTACTACCAATCACCCAACGCCTTTTAACACCATGCAGAGTTTTACCTTTTGCAGCTTTAAAAAAGTGGAGTAA